A window of Brassica oleracea var. oleracea cultivar TO1000 unplaced genomic scaffold, BOL UnpScaffold00886, whole genome shotgun sequence genomic DNA:
ATAAGATCTCGAACCTTCCCTGGAGTGAGACGACCCCTCCTGGTGCGGCAGCTTGACGGAGGGTGACGTTGGCTACTGAGCCTGTTCCGCTAATAACGCAAACGCCGCGTTGCCTGCGTCTTGAGAAGTGAGCGATTGTGTCGGCGACGTCGCTGCCGTCGGAGATCTCCATGACATGGCTATGGAGTGCGTTCGGGCTATCTCTTGTCACAAAGACTGGAGCTTTGGGTTTGTTTTTGGATCCTGGTGGTCTGCCTCTTGGTCTACGGTTGACCACTTCGACCGCTCCTTCTCTAGGGTCGTCTTCGTCATCTTGGTCGTTTTCTTGGCTCGGATTCATAGCTATACCAAGATCTCCTTTTGTAAGAAGACTTTGGTGGTGATGGCTGGAGGAGGTTGAGTGGTCCACCATGCCGGCTAAACCACTTTGGTTCGTCCACCAAGGATTTGACATAATCGCCgaaaattttggaaattcaCTGGAAGAAAGGTCAGGGAATTGACACCCCGATGGTTTTTCTTGAAGGCTTGGATTTTAGGGTTACAAATTCAGAAGGTTAGAGGGTGTCTGTCGCtatttcttggatttttttttctctaacttCATGTGGACTAAGGAATTGTTGAATAGTAAAGAAGAAAAGGGTTAGGGTAGAAGAATTAGATGCAATTATGGAATGGAAATGGaatcaaagcaaaaaaaaaattatttgaaactttgtttttcccCAAGAATCAATATCTCTTCCCAGAAAGAAAAAGCAGAGAGAGAAAGTGGgcaataattaattttctacAAGTTTGACGATcaagtattattatttatatagaatCAAAGAACGCAATACGACTATATGTgcagtttcttttatatatgtacGCTGGACCCATTTAAGAGTCTATTTTAAAACCAACAGTGGAATTGAATACCGATTATGCCAAAGTCCTCCTAGGCTCCAAAAGACAGCATTTACCGGAactttcagataaaaaaaaatatcatacacTCCTATACTAAGATTGTCTAAACAAGTCTTGGTTAATTCCTCCCTTTTCTATTCACATGGTAAAATATTAAGGAAAAGTTGGTTACGTTTAAAATTCCCGTGGGGAAATAATTCAAGAAAACATGTTGATTATCTGATACAGCTTCGTGAAGCCCAAGTTACACCCTTACACGAATGAATTAACATATGTTTGCGTTTACATAacataaatgttaaaatttaagGATAAATTCAGTACAGAACGTAATAGCGAATTTTACATTTAATTCAAACAAAAGTGTGATTAAACGATTGAGAGTTTGAGACTGGAAATTactgttaacaaaaaaacatggtAGAAATTACCCAATTAGGGTTGAGTGGGGTATAGTGCGCGTGAGCATTGAGAGAGGTGGGGATCACGTCATTTTCCCTTGCACCCACGGCTCTCTACTCTCGCCAAGTCGCACCctatttctataataagatattcACATATTTTGCTAAATTAATGCCATATGACGGACATGATTACGTTTGAATAATCAGATCCGATTAACTGACGTCTAATCATGATAAGTCTGGCCTTGTTAGacgtaatataatttaatcGAAGAACTAGCTTAACTGGCTAACGGTTCACACTCAGAGCCGATCATGGGCCAAGCCCAATGAAACATTCGTCTTGGATccttaaaatttttgaaaatttttatatgtaaacagGTTcccaatttataaaaaaaatttgttaggCTTCCAAATTTTTGAAACCTTTACTAAATGGTTTTGGGCCTCCAAACTCCTAGGGCCGGCTCTGTTCACACTGAATCGGTAGAAGAACTAGCTTAACTAGTTAGCTGGATAATGATCATTATatctaataaaattaaagattatACGATGATATAATTATTacccaatatttttaaaaagctaACAGTTCACAATGAATCGATCGGTAggcaatattttcttttcttgtcaATAACCGGATCACCCTAGTGTATATGTAGGCTAAGATTTAAATGTTGAGATTAAGTTTTATGAATCCTAAAACCCACACTAAAAATTTAGTAGTGTTTGTATTTGCAAATTaggaaaaataaatgatttggGCAACAATATCTTTAAAACCCGGTGATGTACAGACTTAGGTAGACGGAAATGGATTTACATATTGACGTATATGAGTTTAATGGTAAACGAAACAAGACCTAGACTAAGAACAAAAAGAAGTAAGGAGATCGATATGTTTAGAGTTGAAAAAGCTCGAGGTCGATGGTAAAGTGTGTGTGTACGATTGTGAATCTCTCTCTTCTGGCCTCTCCCTCCTTTTATAGTTTCTCAAGTTTACGTCCGATATTTTCTCCTTTATTTCTTCATCGTGATCCCGACAATCTCCGGGACTTGGTGGTTGCCGCGAATATCAGGAGTTTGTGGAGCATCGTCTCTTTGACCAAGTCTCATCGCTTTCATTCGGATTTGGTGGTCGTCGACTTCTATGTTCGTTCAGCTCGAGCCCAACCTCGAACATTTTATCACCTCTCCGGCTCGAACTCGACCTTTAGATCTATTTAGCTCGAGGCATGAATTCTTGATGGTTTCGGGATAAAGGCCCACCAATAATTCCTTAAGAACGTCCTCATCCTCTAGACCGAGGTATTGTGCCTTTCGTTGGCTCTGTCTTCTCGTGCCTCGAGTAAGCATCTGGGTCAGTTATCGACATTGACTCTTACAAAGTTTTATTTGGGTTTTATCAGGATTTGAGCCCAACAGTTGTCTCTCACTCAATTGAATTATAATGCTGTTAATGACCGAACTAATTGAGAATGATATTAGCTTAACCACTCCAATTGGAATcatatttattcttttgttCTTCAGTCCTCACTATTTGTATTGTTGTTACCTATCCAGGCATAAGTTTACGTAaaactagggtcggtccgccctacggacgggatatactttacttgcgatttaggttattattttttgtatgattttgtggtttgtatTTTAGGTTTACATTTGCAAGAAATGTATATGATACACTACCAAAAAAAGATCATATTACATCACATAAATAATatcagaaaaacaaatattattaatttgagACAATTATTAacaaatgatacaaaatatttgttttaacatCAATTATTGTAATCGATGTTATTATTAACTTATCTTTGTCTATATTAATCTTTGTTAAGCAAGTGAAGAtcaattaaaagatatattgtattttcatatacGTGTAAAAATATGcagttttttttactaaagttTATGTTGTTCTTATTAGAAATCAaaggtttgataaattaataaaaagctttcatttttcattaatgcaattattttaaatttttagtgtttgttatatttttattttaaaattaagtaaaataaaaatgcatgtCACTACAGTTgaaatttaatacataaattatgaattatttttcattcttatatatttgtttgtgaATGCGTTGATacttttttatacatttttaaaccTATTGATTTAGATAATGTGAAAAATGAATCAATTTACAATTTGTTTTCTAAAGTTAGTTAAATAACATAACAATCTGAAATTGATTATTTAAGTATACACACATTCtattaaaacttttatcaaataaaCCATATCATCCCAACTTTTATCATATAAACCAGCCAAGGTCGTACTACATTCTCGGATTAAGTAACACTCAttcatttagaatttttaaaaattatattactatgaaattaagttaataaaatagatcCAAACCAATAGCTacttttaaatcataatatgtagactacaaaagaaaatgtatCTTTACGTTAATGGAatttaaaccaatatattttttggttaagttCATAAAGAACTTTACGAagcatataaaattttcttagtAAAACTTAGTTAAATTGTTCGGATGACCAATTATTTTAGATAGATATAGAGAATCATATAATCTATGGAACCATCAATGCATCCATGTTGTTTGTATTTCTCTTCTCATTGACACTTTTCTCTTCTGTTACTTCTCGGAGAGAGCCACGTAAAAGTAATTGTTGcataatctttctttttcttcttgattgTAATTCTCGAAAGAGTCAGCAGACATTGGTTTTGGCTCTTAAGTAGAGCCAAGTAAGTAGTTTACAAAGCTTTCATGACTCAGAATATAGACACGTATAAACATGCTAATGTACCACATCCCTTAGAATAGAGTGACTGTTGCAATAAgccaaaatatagaaatttacaAATCAGAAATTTATCTATAGTTATACCAACTCTACTATTTTCcctttttgttaaaatttacaaaactatCTTACCATAAAAAACGTAAAAAATGTAATCATTAATTCTTTTTATTGTTTGCCTTTTTCCCTCATCTTTGTTGGTGCCGAACATTACCCTAtcatctaatttatttttaccttttgcTCTCCTACCTTCGCTTTGTAGAGAGAATGCCATAGACAATGAGTCAATGACCCCAGCTTTGCACACAGAAAGGATACAATTGGCTACAAGCTGTATACAAAAAGAAGAACCAAGATGGTCAGAATCATCTTTCATTATTGAGTAAATACATAAAACATGAATTTCTCTTGAATCATCTTTTGATTTCACCAACCCAGCTCGTTTTGGGTTCCATCACTCCAGGGACCATGAAGTTGTCAATATCAGTCTGCTGAGTTGGATCTTGGATCctgcaagaacaaaaaaacacatgaatGTGAAAAAACAGCTTTAGAAACAAATTTGTAGCACTAAACATAAATCAAGGAAAGATTAACGCTGGGCCAATGATCGAGTTCACATTGCCAACAGCCGAcatcaacagaaaaaaaaataggaaacaaaTCGGATAATACTTCTCTCACGGACAATGTAGTTTCTCACTTTAGAGACACACTTCCCAAGGTAGTTTGATCCCCCATCCCTGAGCTCAAGATCCTCGTAGATACCAACCAAAGCTCCAGTCGGAACCACATATCTAACCTTGACACTTTTGATGTGTGGACATCGACCTATACCGTTATCAAATATCCAGCAATCATGAGCTTCATTTATATGAATCAAAATCAATCTCTAACAAAAAACTAACGTGAGACCAGAGAACATATCCAAATCATGAAATCTAGGTGAAGGATCAATAGAAACAGATCTGTCGCAAGATTCATATAAACATTATCAAGAACATGATCGATGATCAGTACGATCCATCATCTTCTCACAATATGTATTCACATTATCTAAAGCCTAAAGGCCACAATGTTTGTATGTTTCTAGTACATGATACTTCCCGGGATGACTTGTCCTAGGCTCTTGATATAGATAGGCCTTCCATCTTGATAAATTCCATGATTCCCTTGAGGATAGTGCATTATGATGTTGACCAACTCTTTGAACCTGAAATATTGTTTCTGAGCAATAAAGCCAAAAACTTTATTAATTTGGGCATGCTACTATGTACTCCGTTCTATAAAATCTAAGACCGAATATAATATCCATTTACCTACTTACCTTTATAATGCAATCTGTTTCAAATTCATTCTTCAATTAAACATTTCTTCCCATGCTGTGACAGTTTTGTTGATGTTGAATTCCATTGTTTTGAGAAACGTAGCTGGTGGTGAAACAAAACTTATTAGAAACAAATAATGaatgcatttttaaaaatcaaactttttttcaCGATACTATACCTCAACCTAATATGATAATGATTAATGTTGGTTggataaatatattagaaacaTAGCTAGTGGTGTTTTCATGTTTGCATTTTCCCGAATCCCATTATATTCTTAGTTAACCCTCTTGCAATataatcattaataaaaaattataaattccaAAAATGATGATCAATCCAATAAGAACATCAATAAGGAACTAAGAGACAATAAGGAACCTTAAAATAATCTAGAGATTACGAAAATCAAACAAACACTTATGCTTACTATCTTGTTTACTGCGATGGATCCAGAAGCTATCTCATTTAGATGGATGGAAAGAAGTCGAAAAGACTGATCGAAACCCAACCAATGGAATCGGCACACAGACTTCTGCATCTCAGTCTCTCTAATGGAATCGGCACACAGACTTTTTGCTTCATCAGATTTAGGTTTCTGTTCATGGGCCATCGGCCCAACTTAACCATACGAATTTATCAGTCCAAAAACACTGAATATATAAGCTTAACCTTAAAAGCCCAACAAATATTAAGAATAAATGAAGTGATGCGTTCGTATGGACGGAAGACGTGTCGGCACTACAAACCTCGACTTTCTGACCTGGCGCTGACGTGGACGCACAAGAGtgaagcaatatatatatatatatatgtgaagaTATGTGAAGATGATATGACCAGAAACCGAACCACTGGAAAATGTACATGTCAAATTCAGTGTCGTGCCAAGAGATACAGGGGCCTTAGgcgaaattatatttttgtttatataattttatgtgtattatatttaaaataaaataattcaaaaataacttattttttccatatggattaaaaattagaaaataaaaaatgatacacAAAGTTTAGAAtgtaaaatttttgattaatttattttggttctttaataattttttccaaattatcatagtatataaaatgtgtataaaatgtgatgtaaaatattaaattagtaacATAAAAATGAAGGTTAAAATTGTGTGTTAAAATGATGATACTTTTAAGAATATTAAAGTCTCTAAAACTTAGTtactatataatacttttacatatttttacatttacttatattcagaaaatgatacaaaaaaaataatatatatatatatatataaccagataataatagataaaaccttaaaagtcaacaaaagttgtttcaatttttatttctgtgatttttttcatcaaatcaTCCTAATTTGCATGGGTTAGAACTTAGAAGttgatgattttaaaaaaataattaaagtttctaagattttaactaaaacagattttaacaaaaaaaagtttcaaacaaaaaaaagaatttgaaatctgataaaaatctaattaatatttactagatacaaaaaaaaattagagtttaGGAACcctaaaaaaatttacattattaaGGGGCCCTAGACGAATGCCTTTTTTACTTCAGGGTGAGCACAGCTCTGGTCAACTTGTCAATGTTTGTCAACTCGTTACctaaagtggaaaaaaaaatcaaattgttCTGTAGTGTGCTATCAACTTGTGATTTTTATCCAATAGTCAAAAACTAAACATTTGTCAGCATAAATCAGTATGCACGGAAAATTGATTGATTTCACTAGCATTAATGTGCTAAACTTTTCCACGGAAACCTAATAATTAAGCTTATCAATCAATTAAGCTTTTTGCAGACAAGATTGTTCACACGATCCAAGACCTTGTTTGCCTGTGATCAAATAGTGAAAGAATTACACCACAATGcagtttttagtttattattacataatGGACCGGTTTATGCTACCAAGACAGTTTCCATTAACAACTTCCTTTTATTCTAAACGAGCTAGTGAGTTTGTAACTAAAGTGGGTCTCATATATCTTTTCCTTCGTTTCTTTCAGTtgagttctttatttttttttgtaaaatgaatgTTGTTTTTCGGGAACATTTTTTCAGAAAACATGTTTATAATCAATATCTTTATTATCCAAACTTTCTTTTGAAATATGTCAAGCTATATCTCTGATGGTGGTATAATAATGACGTACACAAGCTTTCTCGCTCAATGGATACACCTCGAACTCTAAAACGTGATTCAAAGTTGTGGCACTGGTTCTGAAGCTCCGGAATTGTCGTCGGTTTGCCTCTTTTTGTCACAGCCACCACCTGTGAGAAGCTCGAAAGCAACAATGGCCAACTTTGGCATTTTTGAAAATCTGGTCCCTCATCTTttgtataatttgtttttgacccaatatttttatttgtgaagaagTCTGTTCTATTTTTCTCCCAAACTTACaagcttttgttttgttatggTTAAGAGTATCAACATTACAAACATAGAAAAAACAGAGTAACATTTGGGGGTTGGCTGAGCAGATGAAGATGTGTGTACACCAAAACAAATACATACACAACAACGATTATACACATGTACACACATATAACGAAGTTaatgtaaaaaaacaatatcagCACCTATACTATCAATAAAATAAGCATTATTCACGAACATGAAATCCAATCCGTTCACTTAATCCACGCATCCATGATCCATGCCCTTAtctacaaagtttttttttcttttttggcttGTGTCACATGTACACTAAAATTATGTACACACGCAATATCTTTGTGTACACAAACATgatgaacacaaaataaaacataaatgcaAATTTATAGCTAAAACTTTGCAAAATAATAGTTGTATtgcatttatgttttattttgtgtacATCATGTTTGTGTACACAAAGATATTGCGTGTGTACATAATTTTAGTGTACATGTGTATAATCGTTACTTTAGTAATATACAATGTACACATGTGAAAATGTACTTTGTGCACGTCTAATCATGTTGTGAAATTATATGGTGTTAATCTATTATTGTACAAGTAATTTGTGTACATATGAGtcattgtacatgtggatactcaataataaaaaaattatgtacgATGTATAGTGTACAcatcaaatggtttcaaaataaacattttaatatgaATTTGCATACTAATCTTCAAAAAGTTGGGATTATATTGCACATTTAGAAGTGTGGAGCCAAATTGAAAAGCAACAGTGCAAATCTGTAATTTCTAGGGCCAAATTGTAAATAGTTGAAAGCTAAACGATCAGTCTTGCAAATACAAGAACCTTAGTTTATGAATAGGTCTCGTCGAGGTTTGAGAGATCGGATCGACCCCTGGTTTGGTTCACCGACGGTTGGCGAGGAGGAGAGGGCACAGAGGAAAGCACAACGGAGCTTGACGAGCCACCAAATTGAAGACGTTGAGGAAGACGAGACGCGACGGCGCGAGAGTGACCACCTGGTGACGATGGATTGTAGACTTGCCGCACAGTAGGAGATCGGAAACAAAGTCGGAGACTGAGCCGGCGGCGGTGCTTTAAAGGTCaaggtggagaagaagaagatcgaagTGGAGAAGAAAAAGGTTGTGCTCCAAAATAAGATTATTATCAAGTTTAATCCTTTTTCAGGTCCACCAATAATAAgaaattctttttaaatttcaaaaattcaatGAAACAAACATTTCTAACTAATGAGCATGTAActggtttcattttttttagagGGCAAATTAAGTCTTTTCACCTAAAAATGGTCTGTGTGGCATAAATTGCgtaataaaaactcataaactgTGTTGTGGTGTAAATGACTCTCAAATAGTTGACAGATCATAAAGAAGATTTTACTACAATAATACATGAAATGACATGAGATGATTGTGCTTAGGACAAAAACAAGCGTCTCGGTCAACCATTTTCTTTCGGTTCAAGAGTCCCTTCACAATCTCTTTCTTTGTCCTGTTTTAATATGGGTTCCTTGACCAGTTCAATGTATCATTCATCAGGAGAAACCCAAAAATGAAACTAATGTTTCATATTCCACCAAGACGGAACAAGTAGTGATGTAGTCTAATAGCCTGCAAAAGCAAAGTGATTGTCGTGCCATAAGCATATTCCGGGTCTGAGATGGTAATTACAGAGGCTGTGTTCAAGTCGGAGAACAAGGACTTGAACCAGACAGTAAAAACTAGCTGTCAGGAGTCAAGTGTTGGGATAACtgtatgaagaagaagagcactTTACCTAATAATGTAATACATGATCAAAAACAAGAGCACAAAATAGGCGATGAGTTTGCAACTTCTTCGATTAGACTTCTTCGATTAGACTTCTTCTCAAAGACCTGTGGTGTTCaaatccatttttttatgttcaaTTGCTAACTACAAAAGGGGTGATGcagaaaaaagttaaaagataaTGCACTACACAGTCTATTTGACATACCAACTTGAAAAGGTTGTTCTTtgtcgtcaaaaaaaaaaaaacttgaaaaggtTGTTCGTTCCGAGTGGCGGACCTAGCAGGAAAATTATGTGGCATCACAAATtcacaatataaataaatttttgtgtaAATGTGAAAAAGATAATTTAAAGGGTTATGAGCTggatcaaatcaattttttttgtggattCATTGCTGCACTTTCCTACCACTGAGCCATAATTGATTAATAAACATAGCTTACaaactgaaatttataatattttatgatgttCTAGGGGATCGATGGGGATCATCGACCTGTGGGTATACGAAGAAACGCCACTGTGGATGAAGTGTTAAGCAATAATCGAAGACGAAGTAGCCGACATCATTCTGGTATCTTGCAAGAAGTGGAGAGACATATTAGTTTATGTAGACAAAAACAGAGGAACAATGTTGAGGACACGCACCATTGGAAGAGAA
This region includes:
- the LOC106320332 gene encoding AT-hook motif nuclear-localized protein 20; this translates as MSNPWWTNQSGLAGMVDHSTSSSHHHQSLLTKGDLGIAMNPSQENDQDDEDDPREGAVEVVNRRPRGRPPGSKNKPKAPVFVTRDSPNALHSHVMEISDGSDVADTIAHFSRRRQRGVCVISGTGSVANVTLRQAAAPGGVVSLQGRFEILSLTGAFLPGPAPPGSTGLTVYLAGVQGQVLGGSVVGPLVAIGSVMVIAATFSNATYERLPIEDEEDGGGGAVGGSRQIHGGGDSPPGIGSSLPDPSGMAGPGYNLPPHLIPNGAGQLGHEPYNWVHARPPY